A region of Solanum dulcamara chromosome 7, daSolDulc1.2, whole genome shotgun sequence DNA encodes the following proteins:
- the LOC129896198 gene encoding uncharacterized protein LOC129896198: MKWFWRFNQEENPLWKVVVRSKPGPGIIGVLCSPGIHMELSHGRASGNYDSPKSRLHCLSVLARQLLAHSIQEGLAGLGVSRASNSTCQITRLLVMESVADSIRQLINQDSTVSQKWSLFCKGSLYSSTSIK; the protein is encoded by the exons ATGAAATGGTTCTGGAGGTTCAACCAGGAGGAGAATCCACTATGGAAAGTGGTGGTCAGGTCTAAGCCTGGTCCCGGAATCATTGGTGTACTTTGCTCACCAGGAATCCATATGGAGTTGAGCCATGGAAGAGCATCAGGAAACTATG ATAGCCCAAAATCAAGACTCCACTGTCTCTCAGTATTGGCAAGACAATTGCTGGCTCATTCAATTCAGGAGGGGCTTGCAGGGCTGGGAGTTTCCAGAGCTTCTAACTCTACTTGCCAAATTACAAGGCTTCTTGTAATGGAAAGTGTAGCTGACAGCATAAGGCAGCTTATAAATCAAGACTCCACTGTCTCTCAGAAATGGTCTCTCTTCTGCAAAGGCAGCTTATACTCATCTACGTCCATCAAATGA